The stretch of DNA caattgtgctccttggttatttacccaaatgagttgaaaactgaTGCCCACACAAAACCTGCACGTGAATGtacaacagcattatttataattgcccaaactggaaagcaaccaaaatgtccttcaataggtgaatgggtAAAATCAACTAGcacatccatatgatggaatattcagtgataaaatgaaatgagctattaagccacaaaaagacatgaaggaagtTTAAGTGCATATtgctaactgaaagaaaccaatctgaaatggctacatactgtgtgataacctggaaaaggcaaaactatggagatagcaaaaagattggtggttgccaggcatgggggggggggaggaagggagagaagaatgtAGCACAGAGGAGTTTTAGAAGGGTGAAACTATTTAGAGTATGATACTCTAATGGTGTCGTGGTGAGttcatgtcattatatatttgtcaaaacccatagaatgtataatATAAAGAATGACCCCTAATGTAAACCATGATTATAGTtataatatatagttattaaTATAACTATATAGTTAATAGTTATAATATCACTATTAGcttatcagttgtaacaaatatactGCCCTAATACAAGATGTTAGTAATAGGAGAAACAGGGAGAGCATGAGGGGTGTATGGGAACTGTTCGTACtactcaaaaaaataaagtctattaatttgaaaacaaacaaaggtGAGTTGAGCTCACAGTTTAATTGCACAAGTGCTTTTTCTTAGAAACTATGAAACATCGTATTTGGGTATGCAGAAGCATTGTATGCATATTTCCCATTTCTTCACACAAAATAGTAAAAAGATCTGTATTCCAGTGTCAAgagtttataaaattattaatttgtaCTTCCTCATTAAGGATGTTCTTAATTGACACTGgcattttatattctatttttactttttttttaggcTACACactggcattttttttaaattgcaaacgCATGGCAGGAAGGAATGCAATGACTACTACTACAATTTGGTACCACTGTCTCACTCCTGCTAAGTTGCCAGCAGTTTTGCCACCATTGCTTTTTGCatcatcagtgcaaatgtcaacacagttaaaaaggcaaataacatctcAGTATTATTATAGTAGTTTTGTCCCTAAACACTCCAGGGGTTCATGGACCATGTGCTGACAACCACTATCCTAAAGGGAAAAGGCGGCAGGGGTAGATGTAAAAGTAGAGGTTATTGGGCACAGTTGTGTTTGGCAGGTGGAATTACTGGGCTAACAAGTGTTCCTGCTGTTGAGGGTCTGGCCCACTTCTAGGTCATCCTAATAGGCAAGGGGGGCCAAGTCACTTTGCAAGCCATAGATCTATTTAGGGGATGGATCTCTTAATCCACTGTCAAATCCCAGTCCAAATGAACACAGTGTGGGTTGGGAAGTTTGGGCTAGATCTTCCAGGATCACTCACAATTAGATGGTTCCATTAAGTTCAGTGTTGAGGGTCTGTTATGTGCCAAGAATTGGACaagttacagaggaggaaacagaaatgaTTAAGTTGTGGCCTCTGTCCTATAgaagtataataataaaaatatatagaaataataaaataataatagaatgtAGGAAGTCATTAAGTATTAAGTGAGGTTCAAAGTGCTGTGGGAGCACTGAGGAAGAAATGAATTATGACTGGAGAAATCAGGAAAGTTTTTTTGAAAACTTGGGCCTTAAAGGATGAGAGAACTACAGCTAGTAAATGAGCTGTGCTAACTCTTCACCTTTCCATCCCATGATTTTAACTTGTTTTTGTTCAAGGCGTTGATTTCCAGTTTATCCTTTCAGGACCAATATACAGAGACTCATGGCATCAGACATTCATTTATCCATAAAATAgtccaaaatttacaaaaggAATTTCTTCATGGTTCTTCTCTAATAAAAATTCTCTTTCTGTCTGCACTGTGGAGAAAGAAGCCCTCTTTCAGATCTCTCAATTCAATACCCTAAACATTtagtgagtgcctactatgtgcaggaTATATGTTATTTTCCACGAGGGGTACCAAAGTAAAAACACAGCccctgccttcacagagcttaGAGTCTCAGAGGAGTCAAATGTGTACGTAGTTAATGGCAAAGCATATTATAGGCTCTATAAAAGATACAGTGTGATGGCGATCAGAAGAGGAAGACTTTAACTTCAGTGGGGAAATCTGGAAGACTTCATGGAAGCAATGTCTCAAATATGAATAGACTTGCCATAGGCAGTGATGAATGAAGGAGGATATTCACTCATCATGAGACAAGTCCGCTCGAGCAAAGGTATAAAAGGCGATGATGTGTTATGGGAAGGGCAGGTAATTTAGTATGactggggggctgggaggtgagtcTCATGAGAGATAAGCTTCAAAAAGCAGGTTGACAGCAATCTTGGAATGCCAAGCTAAGGAGTTTGGGCTCTACTCTGAAGGAGCAGCATACTCAAGTCAGTGTTTTGGGAAGATAACAAGTAACCCCAGGAGGAATGGATGGGAAAAGAAAGGTCAGTTTGGAGGTGGCTGGAATTGTTCAGAGAAGAGATAATGCCCGGCATTACCTAGGAAGCCCAAGCTGATATGGAAAGGAGGGGGTGGATTTGAGAGACATGACCAAGACTTAGTGATGTCCCGTTGTGTGTGTAGGATGGCTTAGGGGTTCCTAACTTGGGACACTGATAGAATGGGAGTACTATCCAGGAGGAGGAACATGAGGAAAAGATAAAGGGTTTGGGTTGGCTGTCGGATGTGTCTGTGGACTGACCAGGGTATTGGAGAGGAAGCAGTGGCAATTGACAGAGATGTACAGATTTGGGGATCAtccataaatggctgttgaaacTGTAAAGGCATTGATTGCACTTCCAGAGGGAGAGcggggtttctcaaccttggcagtATTGACATTTGGTCTGCATATTCTTTGTCGTTGGGGGGatgggtgaggtggggggaggggctgtcCTTGGCATTGTAGGAAGTTTAGCACctttggcctctacccactagatgccagtagcacacctCCGCCACCAGTTGTGTcaaacaaaaatatctccagacattgtcaaatatcCCCTGGAGGGCAAAATCAACCCCATAGAGAACGATTGCTCTAGGAGAGAGTGCGATTGCTCTAGGAGAGAGTGCGGAGTCAAAAGATGGCCAAGGGCAGAACCTTTGGGTTCTAAGGTCACGGTAAGAAAGGAGGGGCACACTGGGAGAGATGGGGGTGACTGTGTCACAGATGGGGTGGCCAGTGGTGAAACAGTCTATAAAGAGGGTTTTGGAGACAAAAGAGGCCTAGGCAGTGGGGAAAGCTTTATGATCTTTCAGGGAGCAATTCCAACTGAGCCTCCTGAACGTGCTTTCTTCTTGTTCGCTAGCCTTTTCCCTGAGAGGTACAGGAGTCAACTGCCCCCTTGGGCCATAAATGAGACTGGGATATATGCCAGTGTACCACAAAGTTTGCCTGGTTGCTTTGCAGGATGTTCATATTCCTTTTCCCCTATTTTCTCATTCCATTTGTTCTATtagtctcctttttcatttgtaatgtgCTTTAGCAGAAATATATACCCATACCATTTAATCCTGATAATAACCCCGCAAAATAGCTTtcattcttattcccattttgcagatgaggaaaccaaaactCCCAGAGGGAACCTTGCCTAAGACAGCACAACCAGGGAGCCATAGAGCTGATGCCCAAATCTTCTGATCACACAGGGACTGAGAACACTCTTCATCACACCGCAATTGCTTCTTTGGTTGCAACTCCTACCATGTAGCATCTTTTCCTTACAAAGTGACTGACACTCCCCTTCTCCTGGGATAGAGCCTTCCTTGACTGTAAAGGAATCAGTGGCTTTTGTTCTCTTGTTCCCTGACCACAGCACCATTTCTGCTCATAGAGTATTGTTTGGTGCCTTACTGAATGTTTCACCTTGTGAGGGTATTAGCCAGAtggtcttttttccttcttcattttcttctttttttttggccacgccttgcggcttgtgggatctctgttccctgaccagggtttgaacctgggccacggtagtgaaagcccagaatcctaaccactaggccaacAGGGAACTCCCAGATGGTCTTCTGACAAAGGGTAACATTGTAATGTTTGTACAGGTGAGGCCAAGCCTGTGGCAATTCTGTATGGTGAAGATGAGGACAGACAGGTCACAGGCCCAACTGTGGGCACTTCGGAATCTCCCTGATGGTTGCTGGGTCTAGGCCAAGGGTCATCTCCCTCAGGGACACCAGTGTATGTCCAAGGCTTGCAGTGGCACCAGACCCCAGTAACTCCTCAGCTGTTGgaactctccttccctccctgggaaTCCTCTGTCATTTCCTCCTGCTCCCCACAAACTTCCTACGCTGACCCTTTGTTTCTTGGCACCCCTCATGTTCCCTTAACCACCAATTCACTTAGCATCTGGAATTCTTAGTAATAGTAATCACAAAagccaccatttattgagggTTTTTAAAGTACCAGGCATAGACAATGGAagtaactgaggcttagagatgttaCATAAATCTGTCCAACGTCACATAAATATTAAGGTACAGATCAGCATATCTAATAGAAATGTAATTTGAGCCACGTtggtaattaaaattttctattagccaaattaaaagagaaaagaaacaggtgaaattaattttatcaatattttttatttaacaatatatcctaagtgtctatcaacagaacaatggataaagatgtggtatatatatacaatggaatactactcagccataaaatagagtgaaattttgccttttgcaacaacatgagcGGACCTCaagggtattatgtttagtgaaataagtcagacagaggaagacaaatactgtctgacaGAGGTCCCCAACCCACGGTCcttggactggtaccagtccacatcctgttaggaaccgggcttcACAGCAGGAGGTAAGCGGCAGacaagtgagtgaagcttcatctgctgctccccaccgctccccacagctccccactgctccccatcgctccccaccgctccccatcgctccccaccgctccccaccgctccccataactccccaccactcccatcgcttgcattactgcctgaaccatccctctcacccctccagcccccttccatggaaaaattatcttccacgaAACGcatccctggtgccagaaaggctggggaccactgctatatgatatcacttacatgtggaatctaaaaaatacaacaaactactgaatataacaaaaaagaagcagactcacagttatagaggacaaactagtggttactagtggggagagcGGGGGGAGTGGCAAtttaggggtaggggattaagaggtgcaagctactatgtataaaataagctaaaagGATATATCATACAacccagggaatatagccagtattttataatagtttaaatggagtataacctttaaaaattgtgactcactatagtgtacacctgtaacttaaataatattgtacatcaactataactcaataaaaaaataaggcacttgggaattccctggcagtccagtgattagggctccgtgcttccactgcagggggcacggattcgatccctggtgggggaactaagatcccgcatgccgtgtggccaaaaaaaagtaaataaataaaataaagcacgttacagatttttttaaaaagggaaaaaaaagatccaaAACATTATCCCAACATGtcatcaatatataaaattaccAAAGAGGTATTTATAGTCTTTCTCCCAtaataagtctttgaaatctgctgtgtgttttcctctTACATCTCATCTCAGTTTAGACTAGCCACATATCACATGTTCAACAGCCATTTGTGGTCAGTGGCTACTTGTATTGAACAATGAAAGTGTAGATCAAGGATTCTGAGCCACCTCCGCTTGGCTTCATTGTCGCCTTTCTAAGGATGGTGAGGAGTGGGGCAGCCACGTTCTCTGTGAAAGCAGGCTGATCCTGTCCCCCAAAATTCAGGTCTGAAAAAGATAATAGTCTTATCTAATTGGGAGTAAGATTTCATTATAAATGAGAATAAAGGGTCTCCAAATGCTACAGAGGTCCAAAGTTTATtagattctttaaaaaagcatttgtcaGAGAAGCTGACATTTCCCTCTTGGAACTGTTACTTCTTCTGGGATGGGACAGGAATGTTTGTTCCTTTCTGCAGGTCCCTGTTATTGTTCTTTTATCTCCATAAACACTGTCCAGGAAAAGTGGATTTTCTCTGGCCTGGAGCCAGGTTGGTGGAAAACTCCTTTGCCCTGGGCCCTCTCTCTTGTCCATAGGGCAGTCGCATGACCCTTTCTGATGGGGCTCACCAACCGACGTGGTGGCCTCGGAAGGGACGTGCAGGATTGTTGAActctggaaggaaaggagggttGGTGAGCCATCATTCCCTGATTTGAGCAGTGGGCAGCCCTTTGTTCCAGGCATTGTACTAGGCACATGGCATGTGCTATCCTTTTACTCCTCACCACCACCCTATGAGGTAAGCATCAGCGCTTGCAAAACCCAGGCAGGTGAAGAGGTTCACTCAGGGTGTGCAGCTTTCCGACATCAGAGCCCGGGATTACAGCATTCCAGACTTTGGGGGTTTCAATGCTTTCTGCAATAAGACGGACATGGGAACAAGGGTTGTCGAGCAAGAAATGTTCATATCTGTGTTCTGTTTCCATGCGAACAAGGTCTGGCAGGGTGCTTAGGGTTGATTTCAGTCTCTAAGAATTGGGGGTGAGATACTCAGCACATAAAAAAAGGAGAtgggggacttccccggcggtccagtggttaagtctccgctcttccactgcaggggccacgggttccatccctggtcagggaactaagatccccggcATGacgcgtggtgcagccaaaaaaataatagaaataaaaaaaggagacGGCTGCCCTTTCTATATCAGGAAACCTAGGAGGACTGCTTGATCTTTCTTTACTTGTTCCTGACAAGTTAGAAGAAATGTGGTGCCGGGGAGCCCTGTCGCTTTAAGCCTAAGCCCTGGTTTCCCAGGAGACTTGGGTGGGCGGTGGAGAGTGCCCGCCTACCTGGGGAACCTGAGCGAGGTGTGGCCGGAGAGGCTCTGGATGCGAGGTGGGCGGGGGCAGGCTGAAAGTTGGACAAGCAGGAAGTGAACCGACGGCTGCCCGAGAGGAAACAGACTAAGCGAGAGTCCTGCTGCCGACAGGCCCGAGCCGCTCGGAAACATGGTGAGAGAGCGGGAAACTAAGAAGGGGCTGATTTCACGAGCAAccagagggggctgggggctggggatcAAGAAAGGAAAGCTGGTGGCAAAATCTGAGGGCTGGGCCGGCGCTGACTGTGACCTCTCTTCTTGACAGCTGGGCTGCAAATAGGTCTGAGCTGCCTGGGCGGGTGTTCCTGCtcttctctgccccctccctcccctgagccCTGAGCTGGCCTGGAGTGGAGCTTCGGTGGGAGTGTGAGATCCTAATTcatctcctcctccagccctccGGCCTTTGGCCTTCGGGTGTTGTGACATTCCTGGGCAGTGCCTCTGCTGTTCCCAGCGCAGATTCCAGCCCAGCGGCAGGAATCCCGCTCTGCCTCTCACTTTATCCCTGTACAGAAACCCAAAGAATTTGTCTCTCCGTCGAGTCCAAGGAATCTGCCCCCTCTCCATAAACATGAGGAAGAGAGCTGatgatttgtaaaaaaaaaaaaaaaaaagacagaagttgGTTCTCTGTGATAATCTAGTTTGGACCCACGCCCCTGGCTTGTGTCTGGAAGTCTAGTGGGTCAGGGAGGGAGGAGCTTAGTAGTGTTTTTCCCTCCCTGTTCAAAAACCTTATCAGAAAGCCTGAGGATGAGGCATCAGCCAGGGAGCACTTGCCCTCCATTTCCCCCAACACCCAGGCTGCTGTTTGTATGTTTCATACTTGCTTAAGTAGGCAATGGCGTGGTGCCTGCGCGAGGTGCTTAGTGGTGGGGAAAGCAGAAGTTTGTGGCCCAACGGCTGTCTCTCATGGGGCCTTGTGAGGGACTTGGAGCCTGGTTGCCATGGCTCAGGCTGCCCAGGAGGCCGGAGCAGCTCTCCAGCTGCTGTCTTGAAGAGAGGGCGGGTTAGGCTAGGGGAGGGTGGTCTgcggggggaggggcacaggcaTTTTTAATGAGGACCGGTGGGATCTGGGAATTCACAGGTAATGGTGGGGCTGTGCCTTGTGAGGTGCTGGCTCAGCAGTCTCCTCTGACCCTCTCCGAGGAACAAGGAAGCAGTGGAGAGGGCTTTGGGGGTATGCTTCTTGTCGTCTCACGTGCCCTGAGAACCCACAAAGAAGTTGGATCCAGTCTGTCTCCTAGCATGGCTCTCACCATCTGGGgcttaaaaatgcatttgtttttgaTTACACGAGTGCTACAAGGAAAACATTCTCTTTGCAAACAGTTCAAGCATTACAAAAAGCTAAGTCCACCTTAGGCCTCCCTCTCCTCCGGCCTCTGAGGCTGAGTCTCAGTCCCTCCGGCACTCACTCGGCCTAATTAACCCCTGTGTGGCTGCCCAGGAGGAGGCCAGTGGTGGTGGAGGAGATGACCGTGTGCGAAACCTGCAGAGTGAAGTGGAGGGAGTAAAGAACATTATGACCCAGAATGTGGAGCGGATCCTGGCCCGGGGAGAAAACTTGGATCATCTCCGTAACAAGACAGAGGATCtggaagccacagtgagatgatGGGGAGCCCAGTGGGGGCCAGGggaagaggggggaggaggaTTATTGGGGGCTTGAGGCTTGGTGGTCTTGGTGGCAGAACGATCAGGAGGGAAGTCTGCCTTTTTACCTGTGTTGGGAATTGATGTGAGCTGAATCCCCACTTCTGATTCTGCTCTACTCCACTGATTGGTACTGGGGTCCAGGGAATGGGTTCAAGGACTGGGGCTGGGGATTGGGGGGTGGACCCATGGAGACATTTTGTGAGACTGATGGATGGCTCAGTCAGCCTGTGCTGTCTTAGGCTTCTCTCCTATGAAATCGACTTTCACTTTGAAGGCTGCCCTTGACAGTCATTTGGACCGGGCCTCCCCAGGACAAAAATATTGGCTCCAGAAAATCCTCTTAGGGCCTTTGGCCTTCCCCAGGAGTTATTAGGCAGGGGGTGGAAAACTGTTAGAGTTTTGCTGAGCCAGCTTTAAAAAGAAGCTGGGAAGAGGAGTAAAGTCTTTGATCCCAGGGTCCTCTGTTGGCTGAAGGCTGGAATAATATCTCCCACACATCTTGCTAGATCtcattcttctctccctccagccAGAGGCTGAAGCCAGCTGCTCAGGGAGGGAGTAACTCTAAAGTTCAACAGAGGGCTGGAGACTTAAGATTCCATGTCCACGGAGAGAGACTGGCCACGGCTTTCTGAGTCCTGTGTGTAATCTTGAGCACAGCTCATTTGACTCCCTGGGACTTAGTGTTTCTTTCCACAGCCCAGGCTGGGAAGCATGGCCCGGGGAAACAATTTCTACAATTCAAGTTGGGAGAGGAAGAGCATTTTTCCTCAGTTCCAACCCCTGGACTGCCCTGGCCCCTCCTCCAGCTTCAGCGGTCCTCATGTGGCCAGAAGTTATGGAACCAGGGAGATGTGTCCACCTGGAGCCTGCACCCCTCAGCCCCAGTGTCTGCCCTCCCAAGGGTGGGTTGTGCTGCCAGTGTCGCAACCCTGGGCGTGGGCATGCGTCAGAGGCCCCTCAGTGTGCATGGCAGTGCGGGGGTAAGAAGAGAAGGGGGCAGGCAGGGGACCAGAGGGAGCCCAAGGATTCTAAATTTGAATTGGTTCACCAGATGGTTGTGAAGGTACATTTGTCAAGGTTTGAGGACAGGACTATTTTATTTAGCAGTCTGTTGCCTCAACGTAGCACTTATATGTTTAGATGTATGGCGTGGGGGTCTCGGTATGCTCATCCCAGTGGCAGGAGGCACTGGGTGATTCTGCGTTATTCCCAACAGTCCGAGCACTTCAAGACCACATCGCAGAAGGTGGCTCGGAAGTTCTGGTGGAAGAATGTGAAGATGATCGTCCTCATCTGCGTGATTGTTTTTATCATCGTCCTCTTCATCGTGCTCTTTGCCACGGGTGCCATCCCTTAAGTAACTTAGGGaacccctcccaccctgccctctTCTTGGGTGGCAGCCTTCCATAGTGGGTGCCAAGAGGCGCCCTCTCTCCTGTCCTTCTCCACAGGGAATGCTGCTCCGTCCTCCCGCCCCTCATTCTGGGGCCCCTCTACCACACTGTCTGACCCAGGGAGCACCTTGGTCCCCAGAAGGAGAGAGCTGGACTGTGGCTGTGTTTCAGGGGTCCTCAGAGTTGGTTGGAGAGACCCAGAAGGGCCAGCACATGGCTGGGAAACTGATGGAACTGAGGGTGGCCAGTGGGCAATAAAGACCTTTCAGTATCCCTATGCATGTGAGGtactttctccctttccattttgCCTTTGgcccttccatttcttttctccccaagGACGCCCTCTGGCAGAGATCCTCCCTTTGGAGGCCCAAGCTGTTGGAGGAGTGGAGAGCATATGTTTGGAGAAGAAAGATGGAAACTCCCTGTCTTTCTTTATCTCCCCTTGTTCCATCATTGTCACTGGTCTCAAGAACAGGAATTTTCTGGAGGTCTTGGCATATGGAAAATTCAAAACCTTCCCAGCATTTTAGGGTCGTATGTAAGACTTTTAAGTGTCCCCTCTGGGACTTGCCATTTCCTTTATTAGTTTTCTGCTGGAAGTGTTAGCCGAGACATGAAGCCTACCTGGGCAGAGCATTTAGGAATCTGGTTAAGggcctcccacccctcccatcaTTGCCATTTCTCTTTGGTGGACCTGCTGTAGTCTTAGAGTGAGGGGGTTAGAGGAACTGaactgcttttccttctcttgtggttCTGCGAGTTCTATTTGTCTTTTGTCTGCCCCTGTCCTTCTGGAACTTAGCAGGGCCTCTGGGTCTCAGCTGTCCTGAGCGGGTGAGCATCTCTCACCCGTGTCTCGTGGCTGGGCACAGTCAGTGTCACAGGACAGGGCCTATggccttccttcccctccatgGACAATGGACCTCTCTGTCTTTGggcctccctcctctccaccagGTTCCACCATCGTTGTCACTCTTTCCAGTGCCCAGTGCGCCTTGGTTTGGGGGAAGGGTTTATGTCATCTCTGTCCCTATTTCCCCCATAGGCTTTCCAGAATTGAAAAGAACCTGATTCGGGGAGGGAATCTGGAAGGGGTGGGGTTGGGAAACAGGACTGGGGACTAGTACTGGCAAGTCAGGTTCTAGAATCatgctccagggacttccctggcggtccagtggttaagactccacacttccaa from Phocoena sinus isolate mPhoSin1 chromosome 13, mPhoSin1.pri, whole genome shotgun sequence encodes:
- the VAMP8 gene encoding vesicle-associated membrane protein 8 isoform X2, whose amino-acid sequence is MEEASGGGGDDRVRNLQSEVEGVKNIMTQNVERILARGENLDHLRNKTEDLEATSEHFKTTSQKVARKFWWKNVKMIVLICVIVFIIVLFIVLFATGAIP
- the VAMP8 gene encoding vesicle-associated membrane protein 8 isoform X1, with the translated sequence MRHQPGSTCPPFPPTPRLLFEEASGGGGDDRVRNLQSEVEGVKNIMTQNVERILARGENLDHLRNKTEDLEATSEHFKTTSQKVARKFWWKNVKMIVLICVIVFIIVLFIVLFATGAIP